A region of the Clostridium estertheticum subsp. estertheticum genome:
TTGAAAAATGAGCAACTTGATTTTAAAACCAATACATATAAATAATATGGATAAATTTGTAGGGGCGATGATAACGAATACATAAAAGCGATTGTTTGGCAAAATCGAATTTAAAGAGAATTGTTATAAATATATGAATCATTATGAAAGAGGTGGAATAAATGTCATTAGTAGGTATGAAAGATTTATTGAGTAAAGCAGAAAAAGGAAAATATGCAGTTGGATCTTTTAGTATAGCAAATATGGAGATGATAATGGGAGCTATAAAAGCTGGTGAAGAATTAAAATCACCGATGATACTTCAAATAGCGGAAGTAAGATTAAATCATACACCGTTATGTTTAATAGGACCGATGATGATTGCAGCAGCAAAAAATGCAAAAGTTCCAGTATCTGTACACTTAGACCATGGAATTACAATAGAAAGAATAAAGGAAGCTCTTGAGATTGGATTTACTTCAGTTATGATAGATGGTTCAAAACATACACTTAAAGAAAATATGAAGTTAACAAAAGAAGTTATTTCTGAGGCAATAAAATATAATGCAGACGTAGAAGCTGAAATAGGACGTGTTGGCGGTAGTGAAGATGGCTCAGAAAATTTATCAGCATTATGTACTGGGGTAAATGAAGCAAAGGAGTTTTATGTGCAAACTAGTGTTGATGCATTAGCAGTAGCAATAGGGAATGCTCATGGAGTATACTTAGAAAAACCAGAATTGAATTTTGATGTATTAGATAAAATAAATAAAAGTGTAGGGGTTCCATTAGTACTCCACGGGGGAACAGGTATAAGCGAGGATGATTTTAGAAAATGTATAAGTCTTGGAATTAGAAAAATAAATATAGCAACTGCAACATTTGCGTCAGTTGAAGAAAATGTTAGAAGGTTATATGAACAATCTGAAAAGGTTGATTACTTTGAATTGCATCAGGCAGAAATAGAAGGGGCATATCTTAATGTAAAGAGACATATGTTGATATTTGGAAGTCAAAATAAAGCTTAGGAGGCAAAATGATGGGTTACATTAAATTTGA
Encoded here:
- a CDS encoding class II fructose-bisphosphate aldolase, whose protein sequence is MSLVGMKDLLSKAEKGKYAVGSFSIANMEMIMGAIKAGEELKSPMILQIAEVRLNHTPLCLIGPMMIAAAKNAKVPVSVHLDHGITIERIKEALEIGFTSVMIDGSKHTLKENMKLTKEVISEAIKYNADVEAEIGRVGGSEDGSENLSALCTGVNEAKEFYVQTSVDALAVAIGNAHGVYLEKPELNFDVLDKINKSVGVPLVLHGGTGISEDDFRKCISLGIRKINIATATFASVEENVRRLYEQSEKVDYFELHQAEIEGAYLNVKRHMLIFGSQNKA